The nucleotide sequence AATGTGGGCATGAGCGAGCGAATCACGACCAATGCGGGCGTACACAACGGCAGGCCCTGCGTCGCAGGAACTCGGATTCCTGCCGAAGACGTAATCGAATTGGTCGATGCGGGGATTTCTTTCGCGAAGATCATCAAGGACTATTATCCTGCCCTGACCGTTGAAGATATCGAAGCGTGCATAAAGGAATCGGAGAAGTAATGAACATCGTCCTGATCGGCGCCGGTAGCGCGAGTTTTGGTCCGGGAATGGTTCGCGACATCATGATCTGCCCCGAGCTTAAAGGGCGCGGCGTGATGCTGTGGCTGGTCGATCTCAACCAGCAGGCCCTCGATGACGTGATGGCCTTCGCCCAGGAGCTCCGCCGGCGCGTCGGGGCCGACGTCGAGCTCAAGCAGACGACCGACCGCTGCGAGGCCTTGCCGGGGGCGGACTACGTCATCATCTCCGTCGCGCGGCGGCGGATGGAGCTTTGGGAGCAGGACTTCCGCGTCCCGCTGGCGCATGGCTTCAAGCACTGCCTGGGCGAAAACGGCGGGCCCGGCGCGGTCTTCCACACCCAGCGCAGCCTGCACCTGATGATGCCCATCTGCCGCGACATCGAACGCCTCGCGCCGCAGGCGATGGTGCTCAACTTCACCAACCCCGAGATGAAAGTCCTCCACGCGATCCTGACGCTGACCGAGCTCAAGGCCGCCGGGCTCTGCCACGGCATCGGCGGGGCCATCGACCTGCTGGGCAAGGTCCTCGAGCGCCCGCACGATTCCTTCCGCGTGACGTCGGCCGGCATGAACCACTTTTACGCCGTGCTGAAAGTCGAAGACCTCAAGAGCGGCCAAGACCTGCTGCCGGCCGCCAAGGCGAAGGTGCTCAGCGACGGCGACAAGTGGGGCTCCCCGCTGTTTCGCAAGATGCTCGACGTCTTCGACGTGTTCACCTTCCCCAGCGAGGACCACATCGGCGAGTACCTGCCCTTCGGCAGCGAGTTCTCGGGGGTACATTGGCACTACGGAATGGAGTGTCGCAAGCTCACCCTCGCCCAGGGCGAACCGGGCAAGCAGTGGTTCCAGATGCGCACCGACAAGGGCGATTTCCTTGACTGGGTCTACCGCCCCAGCGGCGAATTGGCCGTGCCGATCATCTGCGACATCGCCCTGAACCGCAACTGCTTCCGCGAGGCCGTCAACGTCCTCAACGTGCGACCCTACATCGACAACCTGCCGCCCACCACGTGCATCGAAGTGCCGGCGATGGTCGACAAGGCCGGCATCCATCCCATCGCCGTGGGCCCCATCCCCGAGCCCTTCGCCGAATACGTCCGCCGCCAGGGAACGATCGTCGAGATCCTCACCGAGGCCTACCGTACGCGGTCGAAGAAGATGCTGCTGCAAGCGCTGCTTCTTGACCCCAGCGTCAACAGCAGCACCGCCGCGGGCAAGATGCTCGACGAGATGCTAAAACTCCAGGCCGAATACCTGCCCGAATACGCGTAGCGTCTTAAGTTAGCGGCGGAGCTTGCTCCGCGCGTTCTGCTGCATGCGAGGTGACATCTCGCAATCGAACAACTTCCAAAGCGGCAGCTAAGGCTGCCGCACTCCACAGGGCCTTTGTGCCAGAAGAAGTTGCTTCTGGCGGGACGATAGGCTAAACTAAGTTAGCTAACCGCTGAGGTGTCCCATGAAGGCTATAAACGTCCATCGGGCAAAGACCCAACTGTCTTCTCTGTTGGCTGATGTGGAGAAGAAACACGAGAAGTTCCTGATCTGTCGCAACGGCAAGCCCGTAGCTGAATTGTCCCCGCACGTTCGCCGCAGCCGCTTGAAGACGGACCCGGTGCTTCGCCGCGTGAAAGTAAAATGCGACCTGACTGAGCCAATGACGGATTGGGAGGAGGAGTAATGCTCCTTGATACTTGTGCATTTGTTTGGCTGGCAATGGGGGAGGCAAAATTATCCAAGCAGGTTCGCCAGATGATTGAGATTGCCGACGCTGTGTTCGTTTCGGCCATTTCAGCGTTTGAGATTGCACACAAGTATGCCGCGGGTGGGCTTGAGTTGCCCATTGAGCCCGGCCAGTGGTTCGCGCAGGTCGTTAGCAAGCACAACCTGACGGAGATTCCCATTACCAGCGAAATTGCCATTGCCGCCACGAAACTTCCCCCGCTCCATAAGGATCCTTGCGACCGCTTCATTATCGCTACGGCAAAGCTGAACAGACTTCCGGTGATAACGGCGGATCGACGCTTCGACGACTATGGTATCGAAACGTATTGTTGAACCAGGCACATCAGCCATGACTCCCGCCATCGCGATACAGCGCCGCACGAAAGATCACTCTTATGGAGTGCGGCAGCAGCAACTGCCGCTTTTGCAGTTGTCAGGTCAGGGCAGAAACTTCCAAGGCGGCAGCTAAGGCTGCCGCACTCCACATTACTTCGCGTATAGCTGAAACTCGCGGATGAAGGCGCCGTCGCCCGAGACGGTGATCCGCCAGTGCCTCGCGGCCGTGGGGGCAATGGCGATCTCGTGCGTCCATCGCTGGCGGTCGGGGCCTTTGAGGCTCTTGCTGTCGAAGACCGTCGTCCACGTGCCGCCCTTGTCGCACTCGACGCGGAAACCGCCGAAGCCCTTCTTGCCGCCGGCGATTGTCTCGGTATGGGCGACCAGCACGCGAGAGACCGTCTGCTCGTCGCCGAGGTCTACCGTCAGCGATCGCGGAGCTTTGTCGCGGCTGGCCCAGCCGCTGGCGAAGTCGCCGTCGACGGCGCTGTGGGGGCCGTTGCGATCCATCGTCGCCCCCACGCCGTCCCAGGTGAAGGTCTGCGTGGCGGTGGCCTTCTTGCCCTGCGCCAGCGAGGCCTTGGGATACAGCACCTTGGCGTCTTTGGCCGGGCCGTCGAGCTCGACGGCAAAGACGGTGTCGACTGCGTCGACGGCCGCCTTGGGAACCGTCAGCGTGATGCCTTCGGGCGTCTGCTTGACCTCGACCTTGACCTTGGGGTCGTTGAGCAGCGTGACCGAGACGATCTTCTTATCCAGCCCGTACAGCTTGAGCGTCCCGCCGTCCAGGTCCGTCAGCATGTGCAGGTAGACGAAGTTGTCGCTCTTGCCGTGCGAGCTGACGCCCCAGGCCTCGGGCAGGTAAGGCCCCGGACGCGTGGCGTAGACGCTGCGCCCGTACTGGTTCAGCCAGGCGCCGACTTCCTTGATTCGCTCGACTTCGTTGGCTTCCATGCTGCCGTCGGGCTTGGGGGCCAGGTTGAGCACGAGGTTGTGCCCGCGCCCGACGCAGCCGATCAGCAGGTCGATCACCTGCTTGAGGGTCTTGACGGAGCGGCTGTGGCCCTTGGCGTCGGTGTCCCAGTACCAGTAGCCGTTTCGCAGGATGGCGGCCACCTCGACGGGGTTATACGCCCACCCGCCGGCGGGGTACCAGTGCTGGGGCGTTCCGTAGTCGCCGCCGTACTTGCTGCCGGCCAAGGCGCCGTTGTGCAGGATGCCCGGCTGGAGCTTGCGCATGTTGGCGTAGACGTCTTCGGGGGTCTTGCCCTTGGGGGCGAATC is from Planctomycetaceae bacterium and encodes:
- a CDS encoding DUF433 domain-containing protein, with the protein product MSERITTNAGVHNGRPCVAGTRIPAEDVIELVDAGISFAKIIKDYYPALTVEDIEACIKESEK
- a CDS encoding type II toxin-antitoxin system Phd/YefM family antitoxin codes for the protein MKAINVHRAKTQLSSLLADVEKKHEKFLICRNGKPVAELSPHVRRSRLKTDPVLRRVKVKCDLTEPMTDWEEE
- a CDS encoding type II toxin-antitoxin system VapC family toxin; this translates as MLLDTCAFVWLAMGEAKLSKQVRQMIEIADAVFVSAISAFEIAHKYAAGGLELPIEPGQWFAQVVSKHNLTEIPITSEIAIAATKLPPLHKDPCDRFIIATAKLNRLPVITADRRFDDYGIETYC
- a CDS encoding alpha-L-fucosidase — encoded protein: MRSFLLHASILLMLSPAGALVAQETRPSHEELVKMGLRASPEAFEWWQDSKFGIFIHWGVGIEVRHVEWGNYTDQRYWDHLYANLKHVTKFDATEWIDIVKAGGAKYVVFMTGINGAMQRRPGGNLVLWDTKMHENKLTRAGSPFPRDVCKEIADASHKAGIELEWYTGGEAGEKITELLTKYGPVRGIWFDGGFAPKGKTPEDVYANMRKLQPGILHNGALAGSKYGGDYGTPQHWYPAGGWAYNPVEVAAILRNGYWYWDTDAKGHSRSVKTLKQVIDLLIGCVGRGHNLVLNLAPKPDGSMEANEVERIKEVGAWLNQYGRSVYATRPGPYLPEAWGVSSHGKSDNFVYLHMLTDLDGGTLKLYGLDKKIVSVTLLNDPKVKVEVKQTPEGITLTVPKAAVDAVDTVFAVELDGPAKDAKVLYPKASLAQGKKATATQTFTWDGVGATMDRNGPHSAVDGDFASGWASRDKAPRSLTVDLGDEQTVSRVLVAHTETIAGGKKGFGGFRVECDKGGTWTTVFDSKSLKGPDRQRWTHEIAIAPTAARHWRITVSGDGAFIREFQLYAK